The Desulfobulbaceae bacterium region CGAGGTCGATGATTAAGTACAGTCACTGCTGCTTGCACCTCTTCTTCTGTTACCGTTTCAAGCATAGTGCCTTTAGGGAAATACTACCGTAGCTAGCCATTAGTGTTCTCGTTTAACCCACGCTCCAGGAATGATATGAATGAGCAAAATACACATCCAGCTTCAACTCTTTGGCGATCTCCTCATGGCCGGCAAACTCCTTACCATTGTCGAATGTCACAATATGGCGTTTGCGCTTATGTGGGCTCAACAGTCTCTTAACAACCGCAAGCACGCGGATGG contains the following coding sequences:
- a CDS encoding IS30 family transposase, which translates into the protein MTNKGALVTLADRASRYTLATMLPRKHSIRVLAVVKRLLSPHKRKRHIVTFDNGKEFAGHEEIAKELKLDVYFAHSYHSWSVG